From a single Ornithorhynchus anatinus isolate Pmale09 chromosome 4, mOrnAna1.pri.v4, whole genome shotgun sequence genomic region:
- the LOC100085791 gene encoding cytochrome c oxidase subunit 7C, mitochondrial-like — protein MLGQSVLCFITSVVLRSLYEEGPGKNLPFSVENKWQLLAKMTLFFGSGFVAPFFIVRHHLLKK, from the coding sequence ATGTTGGGGCAGAGCGTCCTCTGCTTCATCACGTCCGTGGTCCTCAGGAGCCTCTacgaggaggggccggggaagaACCTGCCATTCTCTGTAGAAAACAAATGGCAATTGTTAGCAAAAATGACTCTCTTCTTTGGCTCTGGATTTGTTGCACCGTTCTTCATAGTCAGACACCACCTGCTTAAGAAATGA